In Miscanthus floridulus cultivar M001 chromosome 5, ASM1932011v1, whole genome shotgun sequence, one genomic interval encodes:
- the LOC136454500 gene encoding secretory carrier-associated membrane protein 6-like: protein MAQPAHPHPSLQTLSSAAGAPDPRTRRAAATSPPAAHRAARRSSAPPRSPPPQRRPPARAARPRSAARLPPQRLRGRHLPPARASACAAALAPHAAAAPPAAAPRPQPIPLNGGGGGGKQQYGFRPTEPVGFGGAGRGDAVVDVPLETMGDSKSKAREFSSWESDLKRREADIKRREEALKNAGVQMEEKNWPPFFPIIHHDIANEIPANVQKLQYLAFASWLGIVLCLSWNFIAVIVCWIKEGDSKLFFLATIYALLGIPLSYLIWYRPLYRAMRTNSAFSFGWFFLCYLIHIGFCIIAAIAPPIVFHGKSLTFRRRN, encoded by the exons ATGGCCCAACCGGCCCACCCTCACCCCTCCCTCCAAACCCTATCTTCAGCCGCCGGTGCCCCCGACCCCCgcacgcgccgcgccgccgccacatCGCCGCCCGCCGCCCACCGCGCCGCCCGCCGCAGCAGCGCGCCTCCGCGCAGCCCGCCCCCgcagcgccgcccgcccgcccgcgcagCCCGCCCCCGCAGCGCCGCCCGCCTGCCGCCGCAGCGCCTCCGCGGGCGCCACCTCCCGCCCGCGCGCGCCTCCGCGTGCGCCGCCGCGCTCGCGCCGCacgcagcagcagcgccgcccgcCGCAGCGCCGCGCCCCCAGCCCATCCCCTTG aatggaggaggtggaggcggcaAGCAGCAGTACGGGTTCCGGCCGACTGAGCCCGTCGGGTTCGGCGGCGCCGGCAGGGGCGACGCCGTCGTGGACGTCCCGCTCGAGACCATGGGG GACTCGAAGAGCAAGGCGAGGGAGTTCTCGTCGTGGGAATCAGATCTGAAGCGGCGAGAGGCG GATATCAAGAGGAGGGAGGAGGCGCTGAAGAATG CTGGCGTGCAGATGGAGGAGAAGAACTGGCCACCATTCTTCCCCATCATCCACCATGACATTGCCAATGAGATACCAGCCAATGTGCAGAAGTTGCAGTATCTTGCATTTGCAAGCTGGCTTG GAATTGTGCTTTGCCTGTCCTGGAACTTCATTGCTGTCATAGTCTGCTGGATCAAGGAGGGAG ATTCAAAGTTGTTTTTCCTTGCAACAATCTATGCTTTGCTTGGAATTCCTCTGTCATATTTGATATGGTATAGGCCACTCTACCGTGCAATGAG GACTAACAGTGCTTTCAGTTTTGGATGGTTTTTCCTGTGTTACCTG ATCCACATTGGTTTTTGCATAATTGCTGCCATTGCTCCACCAATTGTATTTCATGGGAAATCATTAAC ATTTAGGAGGAGAAACTAG